CCCGGGCCGCGGAGGTCGGCACCCGTCAGCGTGCCGAGTTCGAGCGCCGGCTGATCGGCATTGTCAGTCACGACCTGCGCAATCCCCTGAGCGCGATCTCGCTGACGGCTTCGGCCATGGCGCGCCAGGGGGTCAGCGATCGGCAGCAACGGGGCCTCCAGCGCATCCTGCTGTCGGCCGAGCGCGCCACGCGGATGATCCACGACCTGCTGGACTTCACCCGGGCCCGGCAGGGCGGTGGGATGGCCATCCAGCGGACGGCCTCGGACCTGCACGCGGTGGTGGGCGCGATCGTGGACGAGGTGAGGGATGCCCACCCGGACCGGTCCATCGAAGTCACCCAGAGCGGCAATGGCGTGGGCGAGTGGGATCCGGACCGGCTGGAGCAGGTCGCCTCGAACCTGCTGAGCAACGCGCTTCAGTACAGCCCGGCGAACACGTTGGTGCGGGTGGAGACGCGGGGGGAAGACGGCACGCTGGTGCTGGAGATCCAGAACGCCGGGCCCCCGATTCCCGCCGAGCTGCTGCCCCGCATCTTCGAGCCCATGGAGCGGGGCGGCGTCCAGGCGGAGCAGGCGGGAAGCAACATCGGCCTGGGCCTCTATATCGTGCGGAACCTCGTGCTCGCGCACGGAGGGACCGTCAGCGTCCGTTCCACGGAGGCCGAGGGCACCACCTTCACGGTGCGGCTGCCGCGCCAGGCCCCCTCGGAGCAGGATTAAGCCGTCAACGGGTCTCCCAGGTCTGGAAGCTCAGCCCGTCCAACGCCAGCCGCTGCACGGCCTCCACCCAATGCCCGGTGACGATGATGAGCGTCGGCCACGCGGCGAGCCGGAACACGTCCAGGGAGGTGGGCAGCGATTCCAGAGCAAGAATGGGCTGCTCCGGGAGCTTCAGGAAATCGTTGCCACAGGCGGCACACGGAGGCCTGGGCTCTGCCGGCAGACAATCGGGATGGAAGTGCCCCTGCACTTCCAACTGCACCTCCAGCAACTCGGGCGGGCGGCTGCCGCGAAACCGGACGTCGAGAGGACACCCCTGAAGCCCCCGGATCCCTGCGCGCTGGAGCTGCACGAATGCCTCCCGGCGGGCATAGAGCGACCACGGGTCCTGCATGAAGAGCTGGCCGAAATACCCCGAACCGGTTCCTTCCAGGGGGCCGAATCGCGTGCCAGGTTCAAGGAGAGCGCCTGGGGGCGCCAGGGGACGTACCCGCTCGCGCAGCCGGGAAAACTCTTCGCGAGGCACGGGCCAAGGATCCGACAACCGCTTCCGCTCGGAAGGAGGTAACGCCGAGAGGTCCACGCAGGGGTATTCCAGTCCTCCCACGCCCCCTCCGGTGCGGCACGTGGGACAAGGCTCCACGCCTGGCAACCCCCACGGGTGCTGAGCGTTCAATGTCCCCGTGTAGCGGGGCGAGGGGTCTCGCAGCGGCCGGTAGAACTTCATGCGGTAGGTCTCGGCGGTCAGGGCGCGCGAAGCTGTGGACCGGGAGGAGGAACCGGGGAGTAGTAGGAGTGAATGGGCCCAGCGAGATCATAACGAAGGGCAAGCTCAAAGGCTTTGCGCAGCAACTCTTCGCGAGTCACAGGACGGGCGGAGTGGGCCTCATAGTAGTGCCGCCATGCCTCATTCCATGGCCCCCCCCGTGCCCCTTTGTGGACTCTGAGGTGAACCTGCTCGGGGACGAGCATCGTCCACTCATGGATGTTGATGCCGTTCGAGCGAAACCATGTTGCGAGCCGCGCCTCTTGAGGAAAGAGGTGGTGCTTGATCAGCCGTCCTTCAAGCCGCGGAAAAGCAGGGAGAAAGCCCTGACGGTAGCGGAAGTGAAACGTCATCCGGGGCTTGGCGTCCTCCCGAAGGCCAGCGCGGCGCCAGTTGCGGTGAGTGCCCGGGGCCCGAAACGGCAGGCGAATGCCACGGGCTGGGTCCACATGGCTCCCCCCAGGCGGACGCGATACCGCATCGGGGGCCAGGTCTTCGCAACCGAAGACACCACACCCCCCTTCATCACATGCCAGCAGGACACACTGATCAGCCTCCGGCTCATCACACCGTGAGGGGCCCGCTGGGTGCGCATCCTCCCATGCCCCCAGGGCAGGAGAAGGCGTGGTGCATGCGGACAGCAGCACCATCATGCAGGCAGAGGCCAGGAAGCAAAGCGCGGAGGGAGGCATGGCAAGTTCGTAGGGAGGGAAGAAACGCTCCGGCACCTTAGGCCAAGCGGCCCCACACCCGGGAAGTCCCATGCCCGGCCCCCCTCCCACGCATGCTAGGGTCCCCTCCCCGCTCCCGGCATGCTCTTCACCAGCGCCACGTTCCTCCTGTTTCACCTCGCGGTGGTGGCCCTGCGATGGGTCCTTCCGCGAGGGCTGATGGCCCCGCTGCTGCTGGTGAGCAGCTACGTCTTCTACCTGTCCTGGGGGCCCGTGTACGGCCTGCTCATGGGAGGGATGACGCTGGTGGGCTGGGCGGTGGCGCTCGGGATGGAGCGCGGCTGGCACCGGCGGATGCTCCTGGGCATCAGCGTGGTGGCCCTGCTGGGAGTGCTCGCCTGGTTCAAGTACGCCGGTTTCCTGGCGGCCCAAGGCTCGGCCCTGCTGCGGCTGCTGGGTCACGAGGCGGGCACGGGCAAGGTGGACATCGTCCTGCCGCTGGCCATCTCCTTCTATACGTTCGAGCTCATCAGCTACCTGGTGGACGTGTACCGGGGCACACCGGCGGAGCGCTCGCTGTGGCGCTTCGCGCTGTACGTGGCCTACTACCCGCACCTCATCGCGGGCCCCATCGTACGCGCGGGCGAGCTGCTGCCCCAGCTGCGCACCCCTGCCGCCTTCGACGGGCAGCGCTTTAGCGAGGGGGTGTTCCTGTGCCTCATCGGGTTCACCAAGAAGCTCGTCTTCGCCGACCGCCTCTCGCTCTGGGCGGACGAGGTATTCACCCGCCCGGGCGCGCACGCGAGCTTCGGCGTGTGGATGGGCGTCATCGCCTACACGGGGCAGATCTACTGTGACTTCTCCGGGTACACGGACATCGCCCGGGGCGCCTCGAAGATGCTGGGGCTGGAGCTGCCGGAGAACTTCCGGCTGCCCTACCTCTCCACCTCGCTCACCGAGTTCTGGCGGCGCTGGCACATCACGCTGTCACGCTGGCTGCGCGACTACCTCTACATCTCCCTGGGCGGCAACCGCCACGGCGCCTGGGCGCAGTACCGCAACCTCTTCCTCACCATGGTGCTGGGCGGGCTGTGGCACGGGGCGAACTGGACGTTCCTCTTCTGGGGCGCGCTGCACGGGGCGGGGCTCGCGGTGCATAAGTTGTGGGATGGCTTCGCGCGGGCCCGGTCCTGGGGCGCGCTGCGCGAACGGCTGCCGTACCGCATGGCCGCCTGGGCGGGGACGCTGGTGTTCGTGATGGTGGGCTGGGTGTACTTCCGCGCGCCCACCTTCACGCTCGCGCATGAGGTGCTCGGACGCATGTTCCTGCCCGCCGTGGGGCCGGACACGCTGCGGACGGCATGGACCGCGTTCCCGGCGGGGCTGCGCACGGCGCTGGTCCTCACCGGGGCGCTGGCCGGAGCGCACGTTCTGGGGCGCTTCGAGGTGGGCCCCCGGCTGCACGGGTGGCTGCCAGCGCCCGCGAGGGGCGTGGTGTGGCTGGCGCTGGTGCTCGGCTGCTACCTGCTGGCCGAGCCCCGGGAGCAGTTCATCTACTTCCAGTTCTGAGCCATGAACACCGCCCGGCCCTCGCCCGCTCCAGAGCCTCTGCCCTCCGTCCCGCCCGGGCTTCCTTCGACAGGACCCGCGCGCCACCGCCGGGCCGCGGGGGTGGCGGTGGCGGTGCTGGTGCTGGGCGTGGTGGGACTGGATGCGGGCTTCCGCCGCTCGCGGCTGGCGAAGGCCCTGGCGGCCGAGAGCCTCTACATCCACAAGGGGCGCACCTTCGATGCGTCCCCGGGCGCGGACATCGGCATGACGGGGGACTCGCGCATCCTCCACGGCTTCTTCCCGGCGGTGGCGGCGGGCCTCCTGGAGGAGGAACGGGGCGAGCGGCTGCGCGTGTACAACGCGGGCCTGTCCGGGGCGCCGCCCATGGCGCAGCTCGCGTGGGTGCGGCGCTTCCTGTCCCATCCGGGGCGGCGGGCGAGGCTCGTGGTGATGGGCATCTCGCCGTACATGTTCTCGTCGCGGATCGCCTGGAGCCCCTCGCGCGAGTCGCTCACCACGCTGTGGCGGCTCCAGGACCTGGGCGCGGCGGTGCGGGCGGGGGCGGGGTTCGAGGAGCTGAGCACCATCACCGTGTCGAACCTCTTCGAGGCGGTGCGGCTCCGGCCCCAGGTGGTGCAGGTGGCCCTCCACGGGCGCACGCCGGGCAGCGCGGCGGACCCGGGCGAGGATGGTTACGTGCGCATCGCGAGCGTGGACGCGTACACGCAAGCGGCACGGGCCCAGCAGCGGGGCATGGGGTACCGCACGGAGCTGTGGAAGCCCGAGGCCCGCTTCGGCAACGAGCAGATGGGCTACTTCGAGGAGGCCCTGCGCGAGCTGCGCGAGGAGGGCATCCCCACGCTGATCCTCAACACCCCCTCGGCCAGCCAGGTGGAGGTGGCCTACGGCCCCAACAGCCTCTATGACGAGCACCTCGCCTGGGTGAAGGCGAAGGCGGAGCAATACGGGGCCCGGTTCGCGGACCTGAAGCGGGTGCCGGGCCTCCAGGACGCGGACTTCGTGGACGGCGACCACCTGAGCGTGGCGGGCGCGGTAAAATTCACCGAGTACCTGACGCGCGAGCACCTGCTGCCCATGCTCGGAGGCCCCGGGGCGGCGAGCGCGGGATGCCGCCCGCTGTTCTCCTTCGACACGCCGGGGCTGCCCGGGTGGACGCTCCAGGGCGAAGCGATGACGGACGCGGTGCAGACAGGCCCCGTGCCCGGCCAGCAGCCCATCACCGGCCAGCGCGGCAGCGGGTTCCTCAACACCTTCAACGCCCAGGGAGACACACCGGTGGGCGAGGCGCTCTCGCCACCGTTCCAGTTGGAGGGCACCCGCCTGAGGCTGCGCGTGGGAGGAGGCGGCGCGGGGCGCGAGGTGGGCGTGGCGCTACTGGTGGAGGGACGCGAAGTGGCGCGGGGACACGGACAGGACGCGGAGCACCTGGGACAGGTGACCTGGGACGTGGCGGGACTGCGAGGACAGACGGCCCATCTGCGCATCTGGGATGCGGCCAGCGGCGGGTGGGGTCACATCCTGGTGGACGACGTGCGGATCTGCCCCTGAAAAACGGGGGCTTCTGCAGAGCGGCTCCTCTCGCACGCTGATCAGAGCAGGGAATCACCGTGCAAAGGATCACCCATGAAAGGTTTTTCCCTCTTCCTGTCCTTGGCGGTAGCCAGCCTCGGTTGCAGCCATGCTCAACCCCAGGTGAACCGCCAAATTTATGTGATTTCAGACGAGGCTCCCGGCATTGGCGGCTCAAGCGAGCATGATTGCAGCCAAGAGCAGGTTGACTGTTTCGAACGATGTTGGAACGCCAGCGACCGGCCATACCCTCATGTCAAACGTGACGAATGGTATTACAAATACTGCACGAAGAAGTGCCGCGAGGAGTACTTGGAATGCATCAAGGAGAAGGAAAAAACGGCACAGCGAACTCCCAAACTGACCTTCACACGCATGGGCGCCGCGCTGGATTGGCTCAGAGCGCACAAGACCGAACTCATCGTGGGTACGGTGGTGATCATCGACGGCTTGGCATTCCTAATTGTTATAGGGGCAACCGGGGCGTTACTTCTTGTACCCGCCGCGCTCTAGCATGGGAGCAGTCATGAAATACGACCCCTACTTCGATGTGGACATGGCCCTGCGCACCATCGAATCCATCAGCCAAGGCTTTCAAGAGGGGTCTTCAGAAGAAGCCTCACTCCGGGCCGCGGCCACTGCTCTGCTTTATGTGCGAGAGAGCGGCAAACTGGATGAGTACCGCGAGTTCTTCCGGCAGATCACGACTCCAGCGATCGAGAGCGTGAAGGCTTCCCATGCATTCGCGACGCGCGAGGAAGCCGAGGAATGGCTCAAAAAGGCCAATGTCCCTGATGGCGAACTCGTCAGCATCGCCAGTCAAGGCTACCAAGTCGTGAACCTCCCTCAAGGTGCTCGCTTTCTCAGGAACCCGCTCCCGCAGGAGTTGGAGAAATAGCGGCCCCTGTCGCTTGACGAGTTCCTCTTTTCCCAAGGCTCAGCGGACGGCAGTCTCTTCCTCCTCCCTCCCCAGCGGCTCCTCCT
The nucleotide sequence above comes from Stigmatella erecta. Encoded proteins:
- a CDS encoding double-CXXCG motif protein; amino-acid sequence: MKFYRPLRDPSPRYTGTLNAQHPWGLPGVEPCPTCRTGGGVGGLEYPCVDLSALPPSERKRLSDPWPVPREEFSRLRERVRPLAPPGALLEPGTRFGPLEGTGSGYFGQLFMQDPWSLYARREAFVQLQRAGIRGLQGCPLDVRFRGSRPPELLEVQLEVQGHFHPDCLPAEPRPPCAACGNDFLKLPEQPILALESLPTSLDVFRLAAWPTLIIVTGHWVEAVQRLALDGLSFQTWETR
- a CDS encoding TIGR02269 family lipoprotein — protein: MGLPGCGAAWPKVPERFFPPYELAMPPSALCFLASACMMVLLSACTTPSPALGAWEDAHPAGPSRCDEPEADQCVLLACDEGGCGVFGCEDLAPDAVSRPPGGSHVDPARGIRLPFRAPGTHRNWRRAGLREDAKPRMTFHFRYRQGFLPAFPRLEGRLIKHHLFPQEARLATWFRSNGINIHEWTMLVPEQVHLRVHKGARGGPWNEAWRHYYEAHSARPVTREELLRKAFELALRYDLAGPIHSYYSPVPPPGPQLRAP
- a CDS encoding hybrid sensor histidine kinase/response regulator; the protein is MPVRPVVSNPTVWLLDDSPTETDFIRTALAPTCRLSSFTDGAAFLESLGHSELPDVVVMDWEMPGISGIEVCEYLRSNRATETLPVLMLTSHQRAEDVVRGMEAGANDYVFKPFRPLELVARVQALVRRDLQRKRTLAQEQTQRMMAEDSLAKVQAAEERARAAEVGTRQRAEFERRLIGIVSHDLRNPLSAISLTASAMARQGVSDRQQRGLQRILLSAERATRMIHDLLDFTRARQGGGMAIQRTASDLHAVVGAIVDEVRDAHPDRSIEVTQSGNGVGEWDPDRLEQVASNLLSNALQYSPANTLVRVETRGEDGTLVLEIQNAGPPIPAELLPRIFEPMERGGVQAEQAGSNIGLGLYIVRNLVLAHGGTVSVRSTEAEGTTFTVRLPRQAPSEQD
- a CDS encoding MBOAT family O-acyltransferase, yielding MLFTSATFLLFHLAVVALRWVLPRGLMAPLLLVSSYVFYLSWGPVYGLLMGGMTLVGWAVALGMERGWHRRMLLGISVVALLGVLAWFKYAGFLAAQGSALLRLLGHEAGTGKVDIVLPLAISFYTFELISYLVDVYRGTPAERSLWRFALYVAYYPHLIAGPIVRAGELLPQLRTPAAFDGQRFSEGVFLCLIGFTKKLVFADRLSLWADEVFTRPGAHASFGVWMGVIAYTGQIYCDFSGYTDIARGASKMLGLELPENFRLPYLSTSLTEFWRRWHITLSRWLRDYLYISLGGNRHGAWAQYRNLFLTMVLGGLWHGANWTFLFWGALHGAGLAVHKLWDGFARARSWGALRERLPYRMAAWAGTLVFVMVGWVYFRAPTFTLAHEVLGRMFLPAVGPDTLRTAWTAFPAGLRTALVLTGALAGAHVLGRFEVGPRLHGWLPAPARGVVWLALVLGCYLLAEPREQFIYFQF